One Triplophysa rosa linkage group LG21, Trosa_1v2, whole genome shotgun sequence DNA segment encodes these proteins:
- the uba1 gene encoding ubiquitin-like modifier-activating enzyme 1, whose product MSSSPLSKKRRVSGSETKTGSHCSSSNSVRTEQSHTPANGMAKNGNDAEIDEGLYSRQLYVLGHEAMKRMQNSNVLISGMRGLGVEIAKNVILGGVKSVTVHDQGVAEWKDLSSQFYLREEDLGKNRAEVSQARLAELNSYVPVTAYTGTLTNEYLTQFQVVVLTSCSLEEQTRLGEFCHSDNIKLIVADTRGLFGQLFCDFGDDMVVLDTNGEQPLSAMISMITKDSAGVVTCLDEARHGFESGDYVTFTEVQGMTDLNNCDPIEIKTLGPYTFSICDTSSFTDYVRGGIVKQVKMPKKVQFKSIPSSMADPEFLLTDFAKFDQPGQLHIGFQALHAFEKKHSRPPKPWSQADADELVTLAEEVNAAQTGSGKQEQLDQAVIKKLSCVAAGDLAPVNAFIGGLAAQEVMKACTGKFMPINQWLYFDAVECLPENDVVLTEEECAPRNCRYDGQIAVFGSKLQDLLAKQRYFLVGAGAIGCELLKNFAVMGLAGGEGEIIVTDMDTIEKSNLNRQFLFRPWDVSKMKSDTAAAAVKRMNPSVRVTSHQNRVGPDTEKVYDDDFFDNLDGVANALDNVDARMYMDRRCVYYCKPLLESGTLGTKGNVQVVIPFVTESYSSSQDPPEKSIPICTLKNFPNAIEHTLQWARDEFEGLFKQPAENALQYLTDAKFMERTLKLPGAQPLEVVEAVYKCLVTDYPRSWEDCLTWARNHWQCQYNNNIRQLLHNFPPNQLTSSGAPFWSGPKRCPHPLEFSTSNDLHMDYVLAAANLYAKSYGLPGSNDRVSLAKLLQNIKVPEFTPRSGVKIHVSDQELQSANASVDDSRLEELKTLLPTPEVTSQFKLCPIEFEKDDDTNFHMDFIVAASNLRAENYDIPPADKHKSKLIAGKIIPAIATTTAAVVGLVCLELLKIIQGHKKLESYKNGFMNLALPFFAFSEPIAAPKHKYYEIDWTLWDRFEVKGIQPNGEEMTLRQFLDYFKNEHKLEITMLSQGVSMLYSFFMPAAKLKERLELPMTEIVTKVSKKKLGKHVKALVFELCCNDDTEEDVEVPYVRYTIR is encoded by the exons ATGTCCAGCTCGCCGCTGTCCAAGAAGCGTCGCGTGTCAGGATCAGAGACGAAGACGGGATCCCACTGCTCCTCATCTAACTCTGTCAGAACCGAACAGTCACACACACCAGCTAAC GGCATGGCTAAGAATGGAAATGATGCTGAGATTGATGAGGGCCTGTATTCCAGACAACT GTATGTGCTGGGCCATGAGGCTATGAAGCGCATGCAAAACTCTAATGTCCTGATCTCAGGGATGCGAGGTTTGGGTGTAGAAATAGCAAAGAATGTAATTCTGGGCGGAGTCAAGAGTGTGACTGTGCACGACCAGGGTGTGGCCGAGTGGAAGGACCTTTCATCACAG TTTTACTTGCGTGAGGAGGATCTTGGGAAGAACCGTGCAGAGGTCAGCCAGGCTCGACTGGCAGAACTGAACAGCTATGTGCCCGTAACCGCCTACACTGGCACCCTCACCAATGAATACCTGACCCAGTTTCAG GTTGTGGTGCTCACCAGCTGCAGTCTGGAAGAACAGACGCGCCTCGGGGAGTTTTGCCACAGTGACAACATCAAGTTGATAGTGGCTGACACGCGCGGGCTGTTTGG GCAACTGTTCTGTGATTTTGGAGATGATATGGTTGTGTTGGACACCAACGGAGAGCAGCCTCTGAGCGCCATGATCTCAATGATCACAAAG GACAGTGCTGGTGTGGTCACGTGTCTGGATGAAGCACGCCATGGGTTCGAGAGCGGGGACTATGTCACGTTCACAGAAGTGCAGGGCATGACAGACCTCAATAACTGTGATCCAATAGAGATCAAGACACTGG GTCCTTACACCTTCAGCATCTGTGACACTAGCTCCTTTACAGACTACGTGAGAGGCGGTATTGTCAAACAGGTTAAGATGCCCAAGAAGGTCCAATTT AAATCCATTCCCTCTTCAATGGCTGATCCAGAGTTCTTGCTGACTGATTTTGCCAAGTTTGATCAGCCAGGACAACTGCACATAGGCTTTCAGGCATTGCATGCTTTTGAGAAGAAACACAGCCGGCCCCCGAAGCCCTGGAGTCAG GCAGATGCGGATGAGCTTGTGACTCTGGCCGAAGAGGTGAATGCTGCACAGACGGGATCTGGCAAGCAGGAGCAGTTGGATCAGGCAGTCATCAAAAAGCTGTCCTGTGTGGCTGCTGGAGACCTGGCACCTGTCAATGCTTTCATTGGTGGGCTTGCTGCCCAGGAGGTTATGAAG GCTTGCACTGGCAAATTTATGCCCATCAATCAATGGCTGTATTTTGATGCAGTGGAGTGTTTACCTGAGAATGATGTTGTTCTTACAGAGGAGGAGTGTGCACCT AGGAACTGCCGGTATGATGGTCAGATTGCTGTCTTTGGATCCAAGCTGCAGGACCTGTTAGCCAAACAGCGATATTTTCTG GTTGGCGCTGGTGCCATTGGCTGTGAGCTTCTGAAGAACTTTGCTGTGATGGGCCTGGCCGGTGGTGAAGGAGAGATCATAGTGACAGACATGGACACCATAGAGAAGTCAAATCTCAATCGTCAGTTTCTCTTCAGGCCGTGGGACGtttca AAGATGAAGAGTGATACAGCCGCTGCAGCTGTGAAACGGATGAACCCTTCAGTCCGCGTGACAAGCCATCAAAACCGTGTAGGACCTGACACGGAGAAGGTCTATGATGATGATTTCTTCGATAACCTGGATGGGGTGGCAAATGCTCTTGACAATGTAGATGCCC GTATGTATATGGACCGGAGGTGCGTGTACTACTGTAAGCCATTGCTGGAGTCTGGTACTCTAGGCACTAAGGGAAATGTACAGGTGGTCATTCCTTTCGTCACTGAGTCATACAGCTCCAGTCAGGATCCTCCAGAGAAGTCCATTCCTATCTGCACTCTCAAGAACTTCCCCAATGCGATTGAACACACCCTGCAG TGGGCACGTGATGAGTTTGAGGGACTTTTCAAACAGCCTGCTGAAAACGCCTTGCAGTATCTGAC AGACGCGAAGTTTATGGAGCGCACACTGAAGCTGCCTGGAGCTCAGCCTCTGGAAGTGGTGGAGGCCGTGTACAAATGCCTGGTGACAGACTACCCGCGCAGCTGGGAGGACTGCTTAACCTGGGCCCGCAACCACTGGCAGTGtcaatataacaacaatatccgTCAGCTGCTGCACAACTTCCCTCCGAATCAG CTTACAAGCTCCGGGGCACCATTCTGGTCTGGTCCAAAAAGATGTCCTCATCCATTAGAATTCAGCACTAGCAAT GATCTTCACATGGACTACGTTTTGGCAGCGGCTAACTTGTATGCAAAGTCATACGGCCTGCCAGGCAGCAATGACCGGGTGTCTCTGGCCAAGCTTCTGCAGAATATTAAAGTGCCCGAGTTCACCCCAAGGTCAGGAGTCAAGATCCATGTGTCCGATCAGGAGCTGCAGAGTGCCAATGCATCTGTTG ATGACTCTAGACTTGAAGAACTGAAGACGCTGTTGCCTACCCCAGAAGTGACCTCTCAGTTCAAACTCTGTCCTATTGAATTTGAGAAG GACGATGACACAAACTTCCACATGGACTTCATTGTAGCGGCTTCCAATCTGAGAGCAGAGAACTACGACATTCCACCTGCAGATAAACACAAG AGCAAACTCATTGCTGGAAAAATCATTCCGGCCATCGCCACGACGACGGCTGCCGTGGTGGGTCTCGTGTGTCTAGAGCTGCTGAAGATCATTCAGGGCCACAAGAAGCTCGAGTCGTACAAGAATGGCTTCATGAACCTTGCTCTGCCTTTCTTCGCCTTCTCTGAGCCCATAGCTGCCCCCAAGCACAAG TACTATGAGATTGATTGGACACTTTGGGATCGGTTTGAAGTGAAGGGCATTCAGCCCAATGGAGAGGAAATGACACTGCGACAGTTCTTGGACTATTTCAAG AATGAACACAAACTGGAGATCACCATGCTGTCTCAGGGAGTTTCAATGCTCTACTCGTTCTTCATGCCTGCAGCCAAGCTGAAAGAAAGGCTGGAGCTGCC GATGACTGAGATCGTGACCAAGGTGTCCAAGAAGAAACTGGGCAAGCATGTTAAAGCACTCGTTTTTGAGCTCTGCTGCAATGACGACACAGAAGAGGACGTGGAGGTGCCCTATGTCAGATACACCATCCGCTGA